In one Bacillus thuringiensis genomic region, the following are encoded:
- a CDS encoding DUF4073 domain-containing protein translates to MKKTVASLAVMAALLPTFSVHAEGKEKVRKSATTFNVISDIQGDLGDFDHVLKDMNKVTPLSRALIMNGDITPTGQQSQYDDVMRVLNKNKHPENIWSTVGNHEFYAGKWTADGKLSQSTWPNGVTEETLFNRYLKFSGQEKVYHKKELDGYPLLFLGTEKYMKYHDSKMWDEVYMSDEQLGWLKQNLEEYSQKDKNKPIFIFSHHVLPDTVSGSRQSPYLQDYLNVDKLYDILKDYPQVVFFTSHTHWDLNLPDWAGKKKIKGGDEKGFTVVNTGGIETGWMSAGPNGGEKTAPDGYSFKQGLQVKAYGNDVIVTAYDYKRDKDIKKLLISDSKIAQMAPNVTADDRKNIIVGATEYMEYSIEGTNEWHTYSKANPTKFDGDKVVYVRHKGEMNLEPGLTHLLRFSVNK, encoded by the coding sequence ATGAAAAAGACAGTTGCTTCGTTAGCAGTTATGGCGGCATTATTACCGACTTTTTCAGTGCATGCGGAAGGGAAAGAGAAAGTTCGAAAATCAGCTACAACTTTTAATGTTATTAGTGACATTCAAGGTGATTTAGGAGATTTTGATCACGTATTAAAAGATATGAATAAAGTAACGCCACTTTCTAGAGCGCTTATTATGAATGGGGATATAACGCCGACTGGACAACAGTCACAATATGATGATGTAATGCGTGTGTTAAATAAAAATAAGCATCCAGAAAATATATGGTCTACTGTTGGGAATCATGAGTTTTATGCTGGTAAATGGACAGCAGATGGGAAACTCTCTCAAAGTACATGGCCAAATGGTGTAACTGAGGAAACTTTATTTAACCGCTATCTGAAATTTAGTGGACAAGAAAAGGTATATCATAAAAAAGAATTAGACGGTTATCCGCTTCTATTTTTAGGAACTGAAAAATATATGAAATACCACGATTCAAAAATGTGGGATGAAGTATATATGAGTGATGAGCAATTAGGTTGGTTAAAACAAAATTTAGAAGAGTACAGTCAAAAAGATAAAAATAAGCCAATCTTCATTTTCTCTCATCATGTTTTACCTGATACAGTATCGGGATCAAGACAATCACCATATTTACAAGATTATTTAAACGTGGATAAATTGTACGATATATTAAAAGACTATCCGCAAGTTGTTTTCTTCACGAGCCATACGCATTGGGATTTAAACTTACCTGACTGGGCTGGTAAAAAGAAAATTAAAGGTGGAGATGAAAAAGGTTTCACTGTTGTAAATACGGGCGGTATTGAAACAGGCTGGATGTCAGCAGGGCCAAATGGAGGAGAGAAAACTGCTCCAGATGGCTATTCATTTAAACAAGGGTTACAAGTGAAAGCATATGGTAACGATGTAATTGTGACAGCTTACGATTACAAACGTGATAAGGATATAAAGAAGTTATTAATTAGTGATTCAAAAATTGCGCAGATGGCACCAAATGTAACGGCAGATGATCGTAAAAATATAATTGTCGGTGCAACTGAATATATGGAGTATTCTATAGAAGGAACGAATGAGTGGCATACGTATAGTAAAGCAAATCCTACGAAATTTGATGGAGATAAAGTCGTATACGTACGCCATAAAGGTGAAATGAATTTAGAGCCGGGATTAACACACTTACTTCGTTTTTCGGTAAATAAGTGA
- a CDS encoding RtcB family protein, protein MEVVIINKKKEEINFDYLDETIRKFVPSGFRIRDKEHRFSKMIDFDSVRAPFTLQRAQKSIGTLGGGNHFVELNEDDEGNVYIVIHSGSRNLGKQVAEYYQNFAYEQLINVKSIKEEMIERLTKEGRQQEIHEALREIKKPVIRKELAYLEGQGFKDYMNDMKIAQKYAELNRKAMIDEIVTTMDWKVTDQFTTIHNYIDMDNMILRKGAISAQKDERVIIPINMRDGSIIAFGKGNPDWNFSGPHGAGRIMSRKKAKEVLNLEDFQNTMTEVWTTSVAESTLDEAPMVYKPMDEIIENTKETIDIKHIIKPLYNFKAN, encoded by the coding sequence ATGGAGGTTGTTATAATTAATAAGAAAAAAGAGGAAATCAACTTCGATTACTTAGACGAAACGATACGTAAATTTGTCCCAAGTGGTTTTCGTATTCGAGATAAGGAACATAGATTTTCAAAAATGATTGATTTTGATAGTGTAAGAGCCCCGTTTACATTGCAACGTGCTCAAAAAAGTATTGGTACACTTGGCGGGGGGAATCATTTTGTCGAACTGAATGAGGATGATGAAGGAAATGTATACATTGTTATTCATAGTGGTTCGCGTAATTTAGGGAAACAAGTAGCAGAGTATTATCAAAACTTTGCTTACGAGCAACTTATAAACGTTAAATCTATTAAAGAAGAAATGATTGAGCGTTTAACGAAAGAAGGCAGACAACAAGAAATACATGAAGCTTTACGTGAAATTAAGAAACCGGTGATTCGTAAAGAATTAGCTTATTTAGAAGGACAAGGATTTAAAGATTACATGAATGATATGAAAATTGCACAAAAATATGCGGAGTTAAATCGTAAAGCAATGATTGATGAAATCGTCACTACAATGGATTGGAAAGTAACAGATCAATTCACTACAATCCATAACTACATCGATATGGACAATATGATTCTAAGAAAAGGTGCTATTTCAGCTCAGAAAGATGAACGAGTAATCATTCCAATCAATATGAGAGATGGTTCAATCATTGCATTTGGTAAAGGAAATCCAGATTGGAACTTTTCTGGCCCTCATGGAGCAGGGCGTATTATGAGCCGTAAGAAGGCGAAAGAAGTACTTAACTTAGAGGATTTTCAAAATACAATGACAGAGGTTTGGACTACATCTGTTGCAGAAAGTACTTTAGATGAAGCACCAATGGTATATAAGCCAATGGATGAAATTATTGAGAATACAAAAGAAACAATTGATATTAAACATATTATTAAGCCACTTTACAATTTTAAGGCTAATTAA
- a CDS encoding RtcB family protein: MLKLRGKYNEAKVYTTNVEETAAGQIIDLCNQEFVKDSKIRIMPDTHAGAGCTIGTTMTIQDKIVPNLVGVN, encoded by the coding sequence ATGTTGAAATTACGAGGAAAATACAATGAAGCAAAAGTATATACTACGAATGTAGAAGAAACGGCAGCAGGTCAAATTATTGATCTTTGTAACCAAGAATTCGTAAAGGATAGCAAGATTCGTATTATGCCAGATACACATGCGGGTGCAGGTTGCACGATTGGGACAACAATGACAATTCAAGATAAGATTGTTCCTAATTTAGTCGGGGTTAACTAA
- a CDS encoding class I SAM-dependent methyltransferase yields the protein MCVKKGEASVTSLVSAFSRAYHSEFDNPKIFDDYVAKDFILQKECNDIETNMVQGIHFFNTDIAEQFQDNPKEILKWITQVQLSPTPLARAAYCERVLLHEITLGAKQYVILGAGLDTFSFRHRELENKIEIFEVDHPSTQAFKKERIKEVELEVPNNLHFVSMDFTKGFSYEHLRNEGFEHKKTFFSLLGVTYYLTKKELACLIECLFEIVPVGSSIVFDYPDENLFTEKGLSNRVENMVKMAAVGGEPMKSCFSYAEMEALLEKAGLLIYEHLSPEDINKLYFEGRNDYLKAFETVHYVHAVKR from the coding sequence ATGTGCGTGAAAAAAGGTGAAGCAAGTGTAACGTCGTTAGTATCAGCTTTTAGCAGGGCGTATCATAGTGAATTTGATAATCCTAAAATCTTTGATGATTATGTAGCTAAAGATTTCATTTTACAAAAAGAATGTAACGATATTGAAACGAACATGGTTCAAGGAATACATTTTTTCAATACAGACATTGCAGAGCAATTTCAAGACAATCCGAAAGAAATATTAAAATGGATTACGCAAGTTCAGTTATCACCAACACCTTTAGCACGTGCCGCATATTGTGAAAGAGTATTACTACATGAAATTACATTAGGAGCGAAACAATACGTCATACTCGGTGCAGGCTTAGATACGTTCAGTTTTAGACACCGAGAATTAGAAAATAAAATAGAAATATTTGAAGTGGATCATCCTTCTACGCAGGCGTTTAAGAAGGAAAGAATAAAAGAAGTAGAACTTGAAGTTCCAAATAACCTTCATTTTGTTTCAATGGATTTTACGAAAGGATTTTCCTATGAACATTTACGCAATGAAGGATTTGAACATAAAAAGACTTTCTTTAGCCTTTTAGGTGTTACGTACTATTTAACGAAAAAGGAGCTTGCTTGTTTAATAGAGTGTTTATTCGAGATAGTTCCAGTAGGGAGTTCTATCGTTTTCGATTATCCGGATGAAAACTTATTTACGGAAAAGGGACTGTCCAATCGAGTTGAAAATATGGTAAAAATGGCTGCGGTAGGCGGAGAACCGATGAAATCATGTTTTTCTTATGCCGAAATGGAAGCACTGTTAGAGAAGGCGGGCTTACTCATTTATGAACATTTATCGCCAGAAGACATAAATAAATTATATTTTGAAGGACGAAACGATTATTTGAAAGCTTTTGAGACAGTGCATTATGTGCATGCGGTGAAAAGGTAG
- a CDS encoding ATP-binding protein — protein MKRLVIITVGKTHSGKTTFARALEKELPHSFVMDQDNQAEFINTHYEKLQPAKGPNTFKHGLSKFIVDYAKEHSNLHLIISNSNRSKNGRLYLLNELFPQNEYVRILVHFDIPDDVLYERVARSTRSTNIFRGGYSNFKEVLDRQRAESQHEDVVDPIENEADYLFVIRNSKDVNSTIKEIVHLAKVLSPTPK, from the coding sequence ATGAAAAGATTAGTCATCATTACAGTTGGAAAAACACACAGTGGAAAAACTACATTTGCAAGAGCATTAGAAAAAGAGTTACCCCACTCTTTCGTTATGGATCAAGATAATCAAGCTGAATTTATTAACACGCATTACGAAAAATTACAGCCGGCTAAAGGCCCTAATACATTTAAGCACGGTCTTTCAAAATTCATTGTTGATTATGCGAAAGAACATTCAAATTTACACCTTATTATTAGTAACTCCAATCGCAGTAAAAATGGAAGGTTATATTTACTAAACGAATTATTTCCACAGAATGAATATGTACGCATACTCGTTCATTTTGATATTCCAGATGATGTCCTTTACGAAAGAGTAGCTCGAAGCACACGAAGTACGAATATTTTTAGAGGTGGTTATTCTAATTTCAAAGAAGTACTCGATCGACAACGGGCTGAATCGCAACATGAAGATGTGGTCGATCCGATAGAAAACGAGGCTGATTATTTGTTCGTTATTCGTAATAGTAAGGATGTAAACTCTACTATAAAAGAAATTGTTCATCTAGCTAAAGTTTTGTCCCCTACTCCAAAATAA
- a CDS encoding LPXTG cell wall anchor domain-containing protein, which translates to MKTKQTIAASTLALAMIAGANSAHAEVNDATPQQSTGDRLAEIKQHKQELDAKLQQHKENVDQTFNELNKVKENVDTKVNELHERKQVADEKINEIKQHKQELDAKLQQDKQIAEDKIAEIKEHKKQVEDKVAEVKEHKQNIDNKVNEIKEHKQTVDEKVNEMKQHKENIDQKVNELKEVKKQVDEKLAELKKAKQTAEDKLAELKENKPNTGNTLEELKKIKGNLDSLSANLELAKQDVKNKLAALQEARQDLINKINEIKQSKQTVSDVLSKKKQDLDIKINDFKHTEKKIDDKLAEIHTTKQNVDNKINEVSQSKQTQADNGTKNNNAKELPNAGSEQSNNMALGMLSVLGGILLLTRNKIKTLFSK; encoded by the coding sequence ATGAAAACAAAACAAACAATCGCTGCGTCTACACTAGCTTTAGCAATGATTGCTGGCGCAAACTCTGCTCATGCGGAAGTAAATGATGCTACTCCTCAGCAAAGTACGGGAGATCGATTAGCTGAAATTAAGCAACATAAACAAGAGTTAGATGCGAAATTGCAGCAACACAAAGAAAACGTGGATCAAACATTCAATGAACTTAACAAGGTTAAGGAAAATGTTGATACGAAGGTGAATGAACTACATGAACGTAAACAAGTTGCTGATGAAAAAATTAACGAGATTAAACAACATAAACAAGAGTTAGATGCAAAACTTCAGCAAGACAAACAAATCGCCGAAGATAAAATCGCGGAAATAAAAGAGCATAAAAAACAAGTAGAAGATAAAGTTGCTGAAGTAAAAGAACATAAGCAAAATATCGATAATAAGGTTAATGAGATTAAAGAACATAAACAAACTGTCGATGAAAAAGTGAATGAAATGAAGCAACATAAAGAGAACATCGATCAAAAGGTTAATGAACTTAAGGAAGTAAAAAAACAAGTAGATGAAAAATTAGCTGAGTTAAAGAAAGCGAAACAAACTGCTGAGGACAAACTTGCTGAGTTAAAAGAAAACAAGCCGAATACTGGTAACACGTTAGAGGAACTTAAGAAAATTAAAGGCAATTTAGACAGTCTTTCCGCTAACTTAGAACTAGCTAAACAAGATGTGAAAAACAAACTAGCTGCATTACAAGAAGCTAGACAAGATTTAATCAATAAAATTAACGAAATTAAACAATCAAAACAAACTGTTTCAGACGTTTTATCAAAGAAAAAACAAGACTTAGATATTAAAATCAACGACTTTAAACACACTGAGAAAAAAATTGATGACAAATTAGCTGAGATACATACAACGAAGCAAAATGTTGATAACAAGATTAATGAAGTATCACAGTCTAAACAAACGCAAGCAGATAATGGTACTAAAAACAATAACGCTAAAGAACTTCCTAACGCTGGTAGCGAGCAATCAAACAATATGGCTCTAGGAATGCTATCTGTATTAGGCGGTATTTTATTACTTACTCGTAATAAAATTAAAACGTTATTCTCTAAATAA
- a CDS encoding ABC transporter ATP-binding protein, with translation MTSLLKLDKVSKVYGEGNTEVIALHPISLDVKAGEFIGIVGPSGSGKSTLLSIAGALLSPSKGDIYIREQNITQLSEKEMTDIRLKKIGFIFQFANLVPYLNVKEQLLYIAKLKKENKRESEKRADHLLAAFGLGERKNHYPNQLSGGEKQRVAIARAFMNNPDLILADEPTASLDSKRAREVVEMMKREVKESQKAAIMITHDERMLDVCDRILTLRDGQLI, from the coding sequence ATGACTTCATTATTAAAATTAGACAAAGTAAGTAAAGTGTACGGAGAAGGGAATACGGAAGTAATAGCCCTTCATCCGATATCGCTTGATGTGAAAGCTGGAGAATTTATCGGAATCGTCGGTCCTTCTGGATCGGGGAAAAGTACGTTATTATCAATCGCGGGTGCATTATTATCACCGTCAAAAGGGGATATTTACATTCGTGAGCAAAATATTACACAGTTATCAGAAAAGGAAATGACAGACATTCGTTTGAAAAAAATCGGCTTTATTTTCCAGTTCGCAAACCTTGTTCCATATTTAAATGTGAAAGAACAATTGCTTTATATTGCAAAGCTAAAAAAAGAAAACAAACGAGAATCAGAAAAGCGTGCGGATCATTTATTAGCAGCATTTGGATTAGGGGAAAGAAAAAATCATTATCCAAATCAACTGTCTGGCGGAGAAAAACAAAGGGTAGCAATCGCTCGTGCGTTTATGAACAATCCGGATTTAATATTAGCGGATGAACCAACGGCTAGCTTAGATTCAAAACGTGCACGTGAAGTTGTAGAAATGATGAAACGTGAAGTGAAAGAGAGCCAAAAAGCAGCAATTATGATTACGCATGATGAAAGAATGCTTGATGTATGTGATCGTATATTGACGCTTCGAGATGGACAGTTAATATAA
- a CDS encoding ABC transporter permease, protein MFLALRELKQSKLRYGLIGLIMVLLSFLVLVISGLANGLSYDNASSIQNMEANKFVLADDAENKLLRSQIKKDDVDNVVNQVDEKEAVPFRVKVSTYEKKDSSKKVDIAIFSSERDSFLEPNIVKGEKLGTANNEMVADESIKEKGIDIGDTIIDPVSKKEFKIVGFTKDQMFSHTPVVYVNEDVWGAISQPNQKDYSAIALNTDKEIKNAHVIDKKEVLQSIPGFKEEQGTLTMIIAFLLVIAALLIGVFFYVITLQKTQQLGVLKAIGTKDSYLANSLVVQALFLSVVAMIISIVLVQGLEKILPAGMPFLLTAPMITQYAAIFIVISILGTLISLYQVLKVDALEAIGGGM, encoded by the coding sequence ATGTTTTTAGCTCTGCGTGAATTAAAACAATCAAAATTAAGATATGGATTAATCGGACTTATTATGGTGTTATTATCATTTTTAGTTCTTGTTATTTCAGGATTGGCAAATGGACTATCATATGATAATGCTTCATCGATTCAAAATATGGAGGCAAATAAGTTCGTTTTAGCAGATGATGCGGAAAATAAATTACTTCGTTCACAAATTAAGAAAGACGATGTTGATAACGTAGTAAATCAAGTAGACGAGAAAGAGGCTGTTCCGTTTCGTGTAAAAGTTTCAACGTATGAAAAGAAAGATAGTTCGAAAAAGGTTGATATCGCTATTTTCTCAAGTGAGCGCGATTCATTTTTAGAGCCGAACATTGTAAAAGGTGAGAAATTAGGCACAGCAAATAACGAAATGGTTGCTGACGAATCGATTAAAGAGAAGGGAATCGATATTGGAGATACAATTATCGATCCTGTTTCAAAAAAAGAATTTAAAATCGTTGGATTTACGAAAGACCAAATGTTTAGCCATACACCAGTCGTTTATGTAAATGAAGACGTATGGGGTGCTATTTCCCAACCAAACCAAAAAGATTATAGTGCAATTGCGCTGAATACAGATAAAGAAATTAAAAATGCTCACGTTATTGATAAAAAAGAAGTACTACAAAGTATTCCAGGGTTTAAAGAAGAGCAAGGAACGTTAACGATGATCATTGCATTCTTACTTGTAATCGCTGCGTTATTAATCGGTGTATTCTTCTACGTCATTACATTGCAAAAAACACAGCAATTAGGCGTATTAAAAGCGATTGGTACAAAGGACTCATATTTAGCAAATAGCTTAGTCGTGCAGGCGTTATTCTTATCAGTCGTTGCGATGATAATTAGCATCGTTCTTGTACAAGGGTTAGAGAAAATTTTACCAGCAGGTATGCCGTTCTTATTAACAGCACCGATGATTACACAATATGCAGCAATCTTTATCGTCATTAGTATTTTAGGAACACTTATTTCATTATATCAAGTATTAAAAGTTGATGCGCTAGAAGCAATTGGAGGCGGGATGTAA
- a CDS encoding sensor histidine kinase, whose amino-acid sequence MKSLYSRFVFMTVGIMLLSSIIGFLLTNVYYQVKLKPYNSEKILKYAEEVKSLYEKQSEENQETYLHSIAKLGYEIYIVDDQKNGKRIGNAFRKTSISDATVHKVLQGETFNGVSTYPTRLFITGFFDNELINSVGVPVKHGDKQYALFIRPDIQNQFGEMRIFLAVLLGFIVLLSIIFIAIAAGYIVRPIRKFTKATQKIASGEYEIELDVKRKDEIGTLSTSFQKMTKSIKELDEMRQEFVSNVSHEFQSPLSSIQGFSKTLQTEKMSEEERNHYLQIIEGESKRMSSLCKQLLTLASLDKEEKVLQIREFNLQKQIKDVIFMLEWKWREKDIAVEFDVPDITIQGDENLLHQVWSNIFTNSIKFSNDGGTIEFFLEELESSVIISISDNGIGMEKEEMDRIFDRFYKVDTARARNVEGSGLGLSIVQKIVELHHGNVSVYSTKGEGTTVRVELPK is encoded by the coding sequence ATGAAATCACTATATTCTAGATTTGTATTTATGACGGTCGGCATTATGCTACTTAGTAGTATTATCGGCTTTTTATTAACGAACGTATATTATCAAGTGAAGTTAAAACCGTATAATAGTGAAAAGATTTTAAAGTATGCGGAAGAAGTTAAATCGTTATATGAAAAGCAAAGTGAAGAAAATCAAGAGACGTATTTGCATTCTATTGCAAAGTTAGGGTATGAAATTTATATTGTCGATGATCAAAAGAATGGGAAGCGTATTGGTAATGCGTTTCGTAAGACGTCTATTAGCGATGCTACTGTTCATAAAGTATTGCAAGGAGAAACGTTTAATGGTGTTTCTACGTATCCAACGCGTCTTTTTATTACAGGATTTTTCGATAATGAATTAATAAATAGTGTTGGTGTACCGGTAAAGCACGGTGATAAACAGTACGCGTTATTTATTCGTCCTGACATTCAGAACCAATTTGGCGAGATGCGAATTTTCTTAGCGGTATTACTTGGGTTTATCGTACTATTAAGTATTATCTTTATAGCGATTGCAGCAGGTTATATCGTTCGCCCAATCCGTAAATTTACGAAGGCTACGCAAAAAATTGCGAGTGGGGAATATGAAATTGAATTAGATGTAAAACGAAAAGATGAAATAGGAACGTTATCTACAAGCTTCCAAAAGATGACGAAGAGTATTAAAGAACTAGATGAAATGAGACAAGAATTCGTTTCGAACGTTTCACATGAATTTCAGTCGCCACTTTCTTCCATACAAGGTTTTTCAAAAACGTTGCAAACAGAAAAGATGAGTGAGGAAGAAAGAAATCATTACTTACAAATTATTGAGGGTGAAAGTAAGCGAATGTCTAGTTTATGTAAACAGTTACTTACGCTCGCTTCATTAGATAAAGAGGAAAAGGTTCTACAAATAAGAGAATTCAATCTGCAGAAGCAAATTAAAGACGTCATTTTTATGCTTGAGTGGAAATGGCGTGAAAAAGACATCGCTGTTGAATTTGATGTGCCGGACATTACAATACAAGGTGATGAAAACTTACTTCATCAAGTATGGAGTAATATCTTTACGAATAGCATTAAGTTTTCAAACGATGGTGGAACGATTGAGTTTTTCCTCGAAGAGTTAGAGTCTAGTGTCATTATCTCTATATCTGATAACGGAATTGGTATGGAAAAAGAAGAAATGGATCGTATTTTTGATCGTTTTTATAAGGTGGATACAGCAAGAGCAAGAAACGTAGAAGGTAGCGGTTTAGGGTTATCGATTGTGCAGAAGATTGTTGAACTGCATCATGGAAACGTTTCGGTGTATAGTACGAAGGGGGAAGGGACGACTGTTCGGGTGGAGCTTCCTAAATAG
- a CDS encoding response regulator transcription factor: MKMIHILLADDDKHIRELLHYHLQKEGFKVFEAEDGKVAQGVLEKENIHLAIVDIMMPFVDGYTLCEEIRKYHDIPVILLTAKDQLVDKEKGFISGTDDYIVKPFEPAEVIFRMKALLRRYQMLSADIITLHGTTIDRKGVEVKCNGQTILLPLKEFELLSQLASYPGRTFSREELIELVWGMDFEGDERTVDVHVKRLRDRFSKRTDDFQITTVRGLGYKLELK; this comes from the coding sequence ATGAAGATGATACATATTTTATTAGCTGATGATGATAAGCATATTAGAGAGTTGTTGCATTACCATTTGCAAAAAGAGGGGTTTAAAGTTTTTGAAGCAGAAGATGGAAAGGTAGCACAAGGCGTTTTAGAGAAGGAAAATATTCATCTTGCGATCGTAGACATTATGATGCCGTTCGTTGATGGCTATACGTTATGTGAAGAAATCCGGAAGTATCATGATATACCGGTTATTTTATTAACTGCGAAAGACCAGTTAGTGGATAAAGAAAAAGGATTCATTTCTGGTACAGATGATTATATCGTAAAACCATTTGAACCAGCTGAAGTGATTTTCCGTATGAAAGCTTTATTACGCCGTTATCAAATGCTGAGTGCAGATATTATTACGTTGCACGGAACGACAATTGATCGAAAAGGTGTAGAAGTAAAGTGTAACGGTCAAACAATTTTACTTCCTTTAAAGGAATTTGAGTTATTATCACAATTAGCTAGTTATCCTGGAAGAACATTTTCAAGAGAAGAATTAATTGAATTAGTATGGGGAATGGATTTTGAAGGAGATGAACGAACAGTTGATGTTCATGTGAAAAGGCTCCGAGATCGTTTCTCAAAACGAACGGATGATTTTCAAATTACGACAGTGCGCGGCCTCGGGTATAAGTTGGAGTTGAAATAA
- a CDS encoding YitT family protein, producing MKKRTTDIIFIIIGAFLFALGVNLFVIPNEFGEGGVTGITIITYYLFEWSPGLVNLILNAILLIAGYKFLNKITTIYTIIAVVTNSLFLHLTEGWTIASDEMLVNAIFGGIFIGCGIGLIIRVDGTTAGTTILARMTHKYLGWSISYGLLFFDLIVAFSSYFIIGAEKLMITIIMLYVATKVMEFVIEGLNPKKAITIISDNPNEIAGKVTTLMGRGVTVYSGHGYYTKTPKEILYVVINKQEVVKLKRIVQTTDPAAFIAIHDVRDVFGEGFVDISKA from the coding sequence ATGAAAAAAAGAACGACAGACATTATTTTTATTATTATTGGTGCATTTCTTTTTGCGTTAGGTGTCAATTTGTTTGTTATCCCGAACGAGTTTGGTGAGGGTGGGGTAACAGGTATCACGATTATTACGTATTATTTATTTGAATGGTCACCGGGCTTAGTTAACTTAATTTTAAATGCAATTTTGTTAATAGCCGGTTATAAATTTTTAAATAAGATAACAACAATTTATACGATTATCGCTGTAGTTACGAACTCGCTATTCCTTCATTTGACAGAAGGATGGACGATTGCTTCGGATGAAATGCTCGTAAATGCCATTTTCGGAGGAATATTTATTGGATGCGGGATTGGTCTTATCATTCGCGTTGACGGAACAACTGCAGGTACTACCATCTTAGCAAGGATGACGCATAAGTATTTAGGATGGAGCATTAGCTACGGTCTACTGTTCTTCGATTTAATCGTTGCGTTTTCATCTTATTTCATCATTGGTGCAGAAAAACTGATGATAACAATTATTATGCTATATGTAGCAACGAAAGTGATGGAGTTTGTAATTGAAGGTTTAAATCCGAAGAAAGCCATTACAATTATTTCTGATAACCCGAATGAAATTGCCGGGAAGGTAACTACGTTAATGGGCAGAGGGGTTACCGTGTATTCAGGTCATGGCTATTACACGAAAACTCCGAAGGAAATTCTTTATGTTGTTATCAATAAGCAAGAAGTAGTGAAGCTAAAGAGGATTGTTCAAACTACAGATCCGGCTGCATTCATCGCTATACATGATGTTCGTGACGTATTTGGAGAAGGATTCGTTGATATTTCTAAAGCTTAG
- a CDS encoding ATP F0F1 synthase subunit alpha — translation MGMKKIILAGALGIAALSGTNVPGLELTKASAASIESNFSTLEGRVVEVDNGVIVVKSQQYEEPVSVYIDSLSNVKVGDEVKATGSMMRNFTEYMVATAVENTTNKLGMHMKEDGSPNYVIGEVSKVGTMEDEGDGATKYVVVEYPSLNGKKDIIDVFLTKGQVFNVGEKVKIDMEYVGWGGISINWNTVDHIEKVHEAKTNAENNDDVWIWS, via the coding sequence ATGGGTATGAAAAAAATAATTTTAGCAGGTGCTTTAGGTATCGCAGCATTATCAGGAACAAATGTACCAGGGTTAGAACTAACAAAAGCGAGTGCCGCTTCTATTGAATCGAACTTCTCGACGTTAGAAGGACGAGTAGTAGAGGTAGATAACGGTGTAATTGTTGTAAAATCTCAGCAATATGAGGAACCTGTTAGTGTGTATATTGATTCACTTTCAAACGTTAAAGTAGGAGATGAAGTAAAAGCTACTGGATCTATGATGCGTAATTTTACAGAATATATGGTTGCAACTGCAGTTGAAAATACAACAAACAAGTTAGGTATGCACATGAAAGAAGATGGCTCACCTAATTATGTAATTGGAGAAGTATCAAAAGTAGGAACGATGGAAGATGAGGGAGACGGTGCTACTAAATATGTTGTAGTTGAGTATCCATCGCTAAATGGGAAGAAAGATATTATTGATGTTTTCTTAACAAAGGGACAAGTATTTAATGTGGGTGAGAAAGTGAAAATTGATATGGAGTATGTGGGCTGGGGTGGTATTTCTATTAACTGGAACACAGTTGATCATATTGAAAAAGTTCATGAAGCAAAGACGAACGCTGAAAATAATGATGATGTATGGATTTGGTCTTAA